Part of the Paenibacillus sp. FSL R7-0273 genome is shown below.
CATTCTCCGGTTATTATCCCCGCTGAGGCGATTCTGGGGATTGAGGCAGTGGCTGCAGGTATTTCTGCACCGGGCCGCACGTTTATTAATGTAGTTACCGGACCTTACGGTAGCTTGTTCGGCCAGTGGCTGGAGCGCGGCGGAGCAAGAGTGGTGGAAGTGAAGGTCCCGTTCGATGAAGTTGTGGCTGTAGAGCAGGTTGCCGCAGTTATAGAGCGGGTTAAACCCGATGCTCTTTCCTTTGTGCAGGCAGAGGTCGTTACCGGAGGGTCAAATCCGGCAAAAGAAATCCTGCGTATTGCGCGCAGCCACAACCTGATCACGGTCACGGACTCGGTCTCGGCGGTTGGCGGCGAAGAGCTGCTTGTGGATGAGTGGGGCGTAGACTTCGCCGCTGTCGGTGCGCAAAAAGCGCTGGGCGGACCTAACGGGGTCAGTGCGGTCAGCATTTCGCCGCGCGGCTGGCAGTTCCTGGAGACCAATAAAGTTGCGCCGCGCAATTCGATTCTGTCTCTGCTGGATCTTAAGCAGCCGGCGGACGGGACAGAGCCGGTACGTGTTCCGCCTAACATTCCGGCGCTGGAGGCCAGAGCGCTGATTGAAGCGCTGGCGGCGGTTGAGCAGGAAGGGCTGGATCAGGTCATCTCACGTCATAGGGCTGCGGCGGCCTCCGCTCATGCCGGCATCAAGGTGCTTGGGCT
Proteins encoded:
- a CDS encoding aminotransferase class V-fold PLP-dependent enzyme → MSQEIKGYVPLTRTEFSTLTSQLSRLLSTEHSPVIIPAEAILGIEAVAAGISAPGRTFINVVTGPYGSLFGQWLERGGARVVEVKVPFDEVVAVEQVAAVIERVKPDALSFVQAEVVTGGSNPAKEILRIARSHNLITVTDSVSAVGGEELLVDEWGVDFAAVGAQKALGGPNGVSAVSISPRGWQFLETNKVAPRNSILSLLDLKQPADGTEPVRVPPNIPALEARALIEALAAVEQEGLDQVISRHRAAAASAHAGIKVLGLEPWQKDSGHFSTLTTTVRIGGDQRLRIAQPVGIVAPGDGELNGRLLRINHFGVNASLPGVEKAITTLAELLEQDAASALQAVRAAWGNAHA